One segment of Trichlorobacter ammonificans DNA contains the following:
- a CDS encoding MBL fold metallo-hydrolase, translated as MPRLFRYLEPTCFSGLIDDPCLIVRDRPVHASIMLDCGSLAHVAKRELNPVRALFVSHAHMDHFMGFDAFLRQVHASPRTVELFGPPGCADRVQARLAGYDWNLAEPYWCTVLVHEVHAGELRSSRFSGPHAFARSEAGSRPRKATIYRFNHLEVAAELLDHGIPVLSFRVRERKMFRIDPRKLAARGLVPGPWMVELKRRFFTDWQEPAPLVVMRELGNGRREELREDARLLYRSIRGRVNAAGIGYLTDIGFTGQNRERAERFLAGVDLLVGECAFLRGERHKARRSHHLCTDDVNELLRQIRPRFFLPLHLSKTYLGRSDELYDELSPPAGTTVIRLPEHLPPRPFCAAEALQLHRLAGAITAAPRPF; from the coding sequence ATGCCCCGCCTGTTCCGCTACCTGGAGCCGACCTGTTTTTCCGGCCTGATCGACGATCCCTGCCTGATCGTGCGGGATCGTCCGGTTCATGCCAGCATCATGCTGGACTGCGGCAGTCTCGCCCACGTGGCCAAGCGGGAGCTCAATCCGGTACGGGCCCTGTTCGTCAGCCACGCCCACATGGATCATTTCATGGGGTTCGACGCCTTCCTCCGTCAGGTCCACGCCAGCCCCCGCACCGTCGAACTGTTCGGCCCCCCCGGCTGTGCCGACCGCGTGCAGGCCCGGCTGGCGGGGTATGACTGGAACCTGGCCGAACCCTATTGGTGCACGGTACTGGTGCATGAAGTACACGCCGGGGAGCTGCGCAGCAGCCGCTTTTCCGGCCCCCATGCCTTTGCCCGCAGCGAAGCCGGCAGCCGGCCCCGCAAGGCGACGATCTACCGCTTCAACCATCTGGAGGTGGCCGCCGAGCTGCTGGACCACGGCATACCGGTGCTGAGCTTCCGGGTCCGGGAGCGGAAGATGTTCAGGATCGATCCGCGAAAGCTGGCGGCCCGCGGCCTGGTGCCGGGCCCCTGGATGGTGGAGCTGAAGCGGCGGTTCTTCACGGACTGGCAGGAACCGGCACCGCTGGTGGTGATGCGGGAACTCGGCAACGGCCGGCGGGAGGAGCTGCGGGAGGATGCCCGCCTGCTCTACCGCTCGATTCGCGGCAGGGTCAACGCCGCCGGCATCGGCTACCTGACCGATATCGGTTTCACCGGGCAGAACCGGGAGCGGGCGGAACGGTTTCTGGCCGGGGTCGACCTGCTGGTGGGGGAGTGCGCCTTTCTGCGCGGCGAACGGCACAAGGCCCGGAGGTCGCACCACCTCTGCACCGACGACGTCAATGAACTGCTGCGGCAGATACGTCCCCGTTTCTTTCTGCCGCTGCACCTCTCCAAGACCTATCTGGGGCGCAGCGATGAGCTGTACGACGAGCTGTCCCCGCCGGCCGGAACCACCGTCATCAGGCTGCCGGAGCACCTGCCGCCCCGACCGTTCTGCGCGGCGGAGGCACTGCAGCTTCACCGGCTGGCCGGTGCCATCACGGCCGCCCCTCGGCCTTTCTGA
- a CDS encoding NRDE family protein → MCLIAFALGRHPRYRLVLVANRDEYRSRPSDPARFWDDIPHLLAGRDRQAGGTWLGLTTGGRLAALTNYRDARQQVSDPPSRGSLVTAYLRDGSLTPARFHATLAASGSRYDGFNLLYGSLDGLHYFTNRGGSSGPVPPGIHALSNHLLDTAWPKVTAARQRLEALLEQPDPAVADLMGCLADPAPFGDHLLPDTGIGLERERLLSPLFIAGSTYGTRTTTLILADYDGRVTFVEQNHDLPGAPCRRFEVRMEDAGGG, encoded by the coding sequence ATGTGCCTGATCGCCTTCGCCCTGGGGCGGCATCCCCGCTACCGCCTGGTGCTGGTGGCCAACCGGGACGAATACCGCAGCCGCCCCAGCGACCCGGCCCGGTTCTGGGACGACATCCCCCACCTGCTGGCCGGTCGGGACCGGCAGGCGGGGGGAACCTGGCTGGGGCTCACCACCGGCGGCAGGCTGGCGGCCCTCACCAACTACCGCGATGCCCGGCAGCAGGTGAGCGATCCCCCCTCCCGCGGTTCCCTGGTGACCGCCTACCTGCGGGACGGATCGCTGACGCCGGCCCGGTTCCACGCCACCCTTGCCGCCAGCGGCAGCCGGTACGACGGCTTCAACCTGCTCTACGGCTCCCTGGACGGGCTGCACTACTTCACCAACCGGGGCGGTTCCTCCGGCCCAGTGCCGCCCGGCATCCATGCCCTCTCCAATCACCTGCTGGACACCGCCTGGCCCAAGGTGACGGCGGCCCGGCAGCGGCTTGAGGCGCTGCTGGAGCAGCCCGACCCGGCCGTGGCCGACCTGATGGGCTGCCTTGCCGATCCCGCCCCCTTTGGCGACCACCTGCTTCCCGACACCGGCATCGGCCTGGAGCGGGAACGGCTGCTCTCCCCCCTCTTCATCGCCGGCAGCACGTACGGCACCCGCACCACCACCCTGATCCTGGCCGACTACGACGGCCGGGTCACCTTTGTGGAGCAGAACCACGACCTGCCCGGCGCCCCCTGCCGGCGCTTCGAGGTGCGGATGGAGGACGCGGGAGGGGGCTGA
- a CDS encoding sensor histidine kinase yields the protein MKSTRRIFGPVSALVAVQVVWVVLVVLWITWFLGRNRELQELAGRYRTELLVRGAGWFDLFQGLVLLSILLAGAYALFLFWRRQSRLYQQQREFITQVTHELKSPLASIQLHLETIRLRRPSEDRLDAFVETMLDDTRRLHSQIDNLLLAARLEQRRRPAERREIDLSAFVSRYLEENRDRLPPGTRLVADIEPALRAAVEPDEMGTVLRNLLENAVLYSPGQAEITVRLSRQGRTVLLAVRDQGQGIAPEHLKKIFNRFYRVEPPGDRIRGTGLGLYIVQSVAKNCGGSVTAESAGPGTGCTITLQLPLLEKK from the coding sequence GTGAAATCAACGCGACGCATATTCGGGCCGGTCAGCGCCCTGGTGGCGGTCCAGGTGGTCTGGGTGGTACTGGTGGTGCTCTGGATCACCTGGTTTCTGGGACGCAACCGGGAGCTGCAGGAACTGGCGGGCCGCTACCGGACGGAGCTGCTGGTGCGGGGCGCCGGCTGGTTCGATCTCTTCCAGGGGCTGGTGTTGCTCTCCATCCTGCTGGCCGGCGCCTATGCCCTGTTCCTGTTCTGGCGGCGCCAGTCGCGGCTGTACCAGCAGCAACGGGAGTTCATCACCCAGGTGACCCACGAGCTGAAGTCTCCCCTGGCCTCGATCCAGTTGCACCTGGAAACCATCCGCCTGCGCCGGCCCTCGGAGGATCGCCTGGACGCCTTCGTGGAGACCATGCTGGACGACACCCGGCGACTCCATTCCCAGATCGACAACCTGCTGCTGGCGGCCCGCCTCGAACAGCGGCGACGGCCGGCGGAGCGGCGGGAAATCGATCTTTCCGCCTTCGTCAGCCGCTACCTGGAGGAAAACCGCGATCGCCTGCCCCCCGGCACCCGCCTGGTGGCCGACATCGAACCGGCGCTGCGGGCGGCCGTTGAGCCGGACGAGATGGGAACGGTGCTGCGCAACCTGCTGGAGAACGCCGTGCTGTACTCGCCGGGACAGGCGGAGATCACGGTACGGCTCTCCCGGCAGGGACGCACCGTCCTGCTGGCGGTCCGGGACCAGGGCCAGGGGATCGCCCCGGAGCACCTGAAAAAAATCTTCAACCGCTTCTATCGGGTGGAACCGCCCGGCGACCGTATCCGCGGCACCGGCCTGGGACTTTACATCGTGCAGAGCGTGGCCAAAAACTGCGGCGGCTCGGTGACCGCGGAGAGCGCCGGTCCCGGCACCGGCTGCACCATTACCCTGCAGCTACCCCTTCTGGAGAAAAAATGA
- a CDS encoding helicase C-terminal domain-containing protein yields the protein MILSFSPDCRALIRHEIEQANHNEVFFIADCDATGCVTAVEAVARGGRTAVPAIISRAVAGQVVLHNHPSGDLTPSDADLDIASITGNNGIGFAIIDNQCADCYLVVAPHLPRERELIAGDELARAFGADGVLARHLKGYEEREEQVRMAQAVAAAFNGDGVAMIEAGTGTGKSLAYLIPAVLWAVRNEQRVVISTNTINLQEQLIKKDIPLLQRHSTVTFSACLVKGRGNYLCKRKLEAAVAEPALFPDAATEELNALAAWNETSQSGCLSDLSFHPSWEVWDDLRCEADQCSRSRCAHFQKCFFYRARREAATARILVVNHALLLADIALRRESGYDAVAILPPFTRLIVDEGHHLEEAATGALSVRISRSGLMRHLARLAPAGGRSGILAVLNNRLGRELPEHLDGLYQELSAIVEGALLPQTLELAGILDRELDWLAQALQEELAGDDLRGSEVRRRITPAVRQTPFWTGLAPRLTGLAEKLAELAAGLGALDRAAAKLPDPVRQALDGWLTDAVGIGRRLATTSDELLGFCGEDEEVCRWLELKKSGRGMQAAICSAPLEVAATIHGALLEPIPTVVLTSATMTVGGSFGYQRRRTGLDLLEPARLSELALPSPFNFAEQSVVGIPNDLPDPATPAYRQALADAVLRAVALSRGGAFVLFTSFDLLRQTWSALKGDLERLGLTVLRQGEGGGRHQLLARFRKERHAVLFGTDSFWEGVDVKGDALRLVIIARLPFQVPTEPIQQARAERVTRQGGDPFRELSLPQAVLKLRQGFGRLIRSRDDHGAVLILDSRIVTKNYGSRFLKSLPASAQVIAPAERVFGRLEEFFNGMGLRSA from the coding sequence ATGATCCTTTCCTTCTCCCCCGACTGCCGTGCCCTGATTCGTCACGAGATCGAGCAGGCCAACCACAACGAGGTGTTCTTCATCGCCGACTGCGACGCCACCGGCTGCGTGACCGCCGTTGAGGCGGTGGCCCGGGGCGGCAGGACGGCGGTGCCGGCCATCATCTCCCGGGCCGTTGCCGGCCAGGTGGTGCTGCACAACCACCCTTCCGGCGACCTGACCCCTTCCGATGCCGACCTGGATATCGCTTCCATCACCGGCAACAACGGCATCGGCTTTGCCATCATCGACAACCAGTGCGCTGACTGCTACCTGGTGGTGGCGCCGCACCTGCCCCGGGAACGGGAGCTGATCGCCGGCGACGAACTGGCGCGGGCCTTCGGTGCCGACGGCGTCCTGGCCCGTCATCTCAAGGGGTACGAAGAGCGGGAGGAGCAGGTACGCATGGCCCAGGCCGTGGCAGCGGCCTTCAACGGCGACGGCGTGGCCATGATCGAGGCCGGCACCGGCACCGGCAAATCCCTGGCCTACCTGATTCCGGCGGTACTCTGGGCGGTGCGCAACGAACAGCGGGTGGTGATCTCCACCAACACCATCAACCTGCAGGAACAGTTGATCAAGAAGGATATCCCCCTGTTGCAGCGCCACAGCACCGTGACGTTTTCCGCCTGCCTGGTGAAGGGACGGGGCAACTACCTCTGCAAGCGGAAGCTGGAGGCGGCGGTGGCCGAACCGGCCCTGTTTCCCGATGCCGCCACGGAGGAGCTGAACGCCCTGGCCGCCTGGAACGAGACCAGCCAGAGCGGCTGCCTGAGCGATCTTTCCTTCCATCCCTCCTGGGAGGTCTGGGACGACCTGCGCTGCGAGGCGGACCAGTGCAGCCGCTCCCGCTGCGCCCATTTCCAGAAATGTTTCTTCTACCGTGCCCGGCGGGAGGCGGCCACGGCCCGCATCCTGGTAGTGAACCATGCCCTGCTGCTGGCCGACATCGCCCTGCGCCGGGAAAGCGGCTACGATGCGGTGGCGATCCTGCCGCCGTTCACCCGCCTGATCGTCGACGAGGGGCACCACCTGGAGGAGGCGGCCACCGGCGCCCTTTCGGTACGGATCAGCCGCTCCGGGCTGATGCGGCACCTGGCCCGGCTGGCGCCCGCCGGCGGCAGAAGCGGTATCCTGGCGGTGCTGAATAACCGCCTGGGGCGGGAGCTGCCCGAACATCTGGACGGGCTCTACCAGGAGTTGTCCGCCATTGTGGAAGGGGCGCTGCTGCCCCAGACCCTGGAACTGGCGGGGATTCTGGACCGGGAGCTGGACTGGCTGGCCCAGGCGCTGCAGGAGGAGCTGGCCGGGGACGATCTGCGGGGAAGCGAGGTACGGCGCCGGATCACGCCGGCGGTGCGGCAGACCCCCTTCTGGACGGGACTGGCGCCGCGACTGACCGGGCTGGCGGAAAAACTGGCCGAACTGGCCGCCGGCCTGGGGGCCCTGGACCGGGCCGCGGCCAAACTGCCGGACCCGGTGCGGCAGGCTCTGGACGGCTGGCTGACCGATGCCGTCGGCATCGGCCGCCGCCTGGCAACGACCTCGGACGAGCTGCTGGGGTTCTGCGGGGAGGATGAGGAGGTCTGCCGCTGGCTGGAACTGAAGAAGAGCGGCCGGGGGATGCAGGCCGCCATCTGCAGTGCCCCCCTGGAGGTTGCCGCCACCATCCATGGGGCGCTGCTGGAGCCGATCCCCACGGTGGTGCTGACCTCGGCCACCATGACGGTGGGAGGCTCCTTCGGCTACCAGCGCCGCCGCACCGGCTTGGACCTGCTGGAACCGGCGCGGCTCTCCGAGCTTGCCCTTCCCTCCCCCTTCAACTTCGCCGAGCAATCGGTGGTGGGGATTCCCAACGACCTGCCCGATCCCGCCACCCCCGCCTACCGCCAGGCCCTGGCCGACGCGGTGCTGCGGGCCGTGGCCCTCTCCCGGGGGGGAGCCTTTGTGCTCTTCACCTCCTTCGACCTGCTCAGGCAAACCTGGAGCGCCCTGAAGGGAGACCTGGAACGGCTGGGGCTGACCGTGCTGCGCCAGGGAGAAGGAGGAGGGCGGCACCAGTTGCTGGCCCGCTTCCGCAAGGAGCGGCACGCCGTGCTGTTCGGCACCGACTCCTTCTGGGAGGGGGTGGATGTGAAGGGGGATGCGTTGCGGCTGGTGATCATCGCCCGCCTGCCGTTCCAGGTGCCCACGGAGCCGATCCAGCAGGCCCGGGCCGAGCGGGTGACCCGCCAGGGGGGAGACCCCTTCCGGGAGCTGTCCCTCCCCCAGGCGGTCCTCAAGCTGCGCCAGGGGTTCGGCCGGCTGATCCGCAGCCGCGACGATCACGGGGCGGTGCTGATCCTGGACAGCCGGATCGTCACCAAGAACTACGGTTCGCGATTTTTGAAGTCGCTGCCGGCGTCGGCCCAGGTGATCGCCCCGGCGGAACGGGTGTTCGGACGGCTTGAGGAGTTTTTCAACGGCATGGGGCTGCGGTCAGCCTGA
- a CDS encoding PaaI family thioesterase, translating into MSGSRPQVEEQPEQAPAMERIRTLFSAEDRFARHSGIELLEAAPGQARVTMEIRPFHLNAAGTVHGGAIFTLADFAFAVASNSHGTLALGISTSISFLKGASTGRLFAEAREVARTPRLATYTVTVTNDGDEVVALFQGTVYRKKEALFPGAVAEETAGNGCA; encoded by the coding sequence ATGTCCGGAAGTAGGCCCCAGGTGGAGGAACAGCCGGAGCAGGCTCCCGCCATGGAGCGGATTCGGACGTTGTTCTCCGCCGAGGACCGGTTTGCCCGCCATAGCGGCATCGAGCTGCTGGAGGCGGCGCCGGGACAGGCGCGGGTAACGATGGAGATCAGGCCGTTTCACCTGAACGCCGCCGGCACCGTCCATGGCGGCGCCATCTTCACCCTGGCCGACTTCGCCTTCGCGGTAGCCTCCAACTCCCACGGCACCCTGGCCCTGGGGATCAGCACCAGCATTTCCTTCCTCAAGGGGGCCAGCACCGGCCGTCTTTTTGCCGAAGCACGGGAAGTGGCGCGCACTCCCCGGCTGGCCACCTACACCGTCACCGTCACCAATGACGGCGACGAGGTGGTGGCCCTCTTCCAGGGGACGGTGTACCGGAAGAAGGAGGCGCTGTTCCCCGGCGCCGTGGCGGAGGAGACAGCGGGCAACGGATGTGCCTGA
- a CDS encoding DUF2950 domain-containing protein, with amino-acid sequence MTPILSGRFVSSGLRHGFLLLILAGVLLVTTAATAECRGPGPRQQHFRSPEQAARALVEACRKDDLQALLTILGPGSRQLVASGDGVADNAGRDRFVAAYDHKHRITPQGPTAMILQIGNDDWSLPIPIVRKRGGWAFDIGTGKREMLKRRIGRNELRALELLERYVAAQHDYAGRNRGDNGTVEFAQRLVSSPGRRDGLYWKAQEGEPESPFGPLVAQLTADGYSVTEAPFAPFHGYHFRILTGQGEQAGGGAYPYLVKGRMILGFALVAYPAAYGSSGVMTFLVNQEGIVYEKNLGRQTRRLAEAMTLFNPDSTWRRVQPPEPPANGAATKQP; translated from the coding sequence ATGACCCCGATCCTTTCCGGACGTTTTGTGAGCAGCGGTCTGAGGCACGGTTTTCTGCTGCTGATCCTTGCCGGCGTGCTGCTGGTGACGACGGCTGCTACCGCCGAATGCCGCGGCCCCGGCCCCCGGCAGCAGCATTTCCGGAGCCCCGAACAGGCGGCCCGGGCACTGGTTGAAGCCTGCCGGAAGGATGATCTGCAGGCCCTGCTGACCATACTGGGACCAGGCAGCCGACAACTGGTGGCATCCGGGGACGGCGTTGCCGACAACGCCGGCAGGGACCGCTTTGTCGCCGCCTACGACCACAAGCATCGTATCACCCCGCAGGGGCCGACCGCCATGATCCTGCAGATCGGGAATGATGACTGGTCATTGCCGATCCCGATCGTCAGGAAGCGCGGCGGATGGGCCTTTGATATCGGTACGGGAAAGCGGGAGATGCTGAAACGCAGAATCGGGCGCAACGAGCTGCGGGCCCTCGAGTTGCTGGAGCGGTATGTGGCGGCACAGCATGACTACGCCGGCAGGAACCGTGGCGACAACGGCACGGTAGAGTTCGCCCAACGGCTGGTCAGCAGTCCGGGCAGACGGGACGGCCTGTACTGGAAAGCACAGGAAGGGGAGCCGGAAAGCCCCTTCGGCCCGCTGGTGGCCCAACTGACGGCTGATGGCTACTCCGTCACGGAGGCTCCCTTTGCCCCCTTCCACGGCTACCATTTCAGGATTCTGACCGGCCAGGGTGAGCAGGCCGGCGGCGGAGCCTACCCCTACCTGGTCAAGGGGAGGATGATCCTGGGATTTGCCCTGGTGGCCTATCCGGCGGCATACGGCAGTTCCGGGGTCATGACCTTTCTGGTCAATCAGGAGGGGATTGTCTACGAAAAGAACCTCGGCAGACAGACCCGGCGGCTTGCCGAAGCCATGACCCTTTTCAACCCGGATTCGACCTGGCGGCGGGTACAACCGCCGGAACCACCGGCCAACGGGGCAGCAACGAAACAGCCCTGA
- a CDS encoding FKBP-type peptidyl-prolyl cis-trans isomerase, protein MKVWMKLVTAALVTPLFLTPALAAPPQKGEAVTTASGLKYIDRVVGTGVAPEKGNLVTVHYTGTLENGKKFDSSVDRGRPFSFVIGTGQVIKGWDEGVMGMKTGGKRRLIIPASLGYGARGAGGVIPPNATLHFDVELLDVRK, encoded by the coding sequence ATGAAGGTGTGGATGAAGCTGGTAACGGCAGCACTGGTGACCCCGTTGTTTCTGACCCCGGCCCTGGCCGCGCCGCCCCAAAAGGGGGAAGCCGTCACCACGGCCTCGGGCCTGAAGTATATCGACCGGGTGGTGGGAACCGGCGTTGCACCGGAAAAGGGCAACCTGGTGACGGTGCACTACACCGGTACCCTGGAAAACGGCAAGAAATTCGACAGCTCCGTTGACCGCGGCCGGCCGTTTTCCTTTGTCATCGGCACCGGCCAGGTGATCAAGGGGTGGGACGAAGGGGTGATGGGGATGAAGACAGGGGGCAAGCGCCGGCTGATCATTCCCGCATCCCTGGGCTACGGCGCCCGTGGCGCCGGTGGGGTGATCCCCCCCAACGCCACCCTGCATTTCGACGTGGAGTTGCTCGATGTCCGGAAGTAG
- a CDS encoding HIT family protein has product MSVLPCSMCTRWTDDVDLRIMEFSHSYLVLNRDQFFPGYCLLFTREHVTELFHLERQVRQELMEEVCRVAAVLAPLFRADKINYELLGNMVPHIHWHLVPRRGDDPLWPRPIWAEPHRELLLTPEAYRERTAAIRQALEAA; this is encoded by the coding sequence ATGAGCGTTCTTCCCTGCAGTATGTGTACCCGCTGGACCGACGACGTTGACCTGCGGATCATGGAATTTTCCCACAGCTACCTGGTGCTGAACCGGGACCAGTTCTTTCCCGGCTACTGCCTGCTCTTCACCCGCGAGCACGTGACCGAGCTGTTCCACCTGGAACGGCAGGTCAGGCAGGAGCTGATGGAGGAGGTCTGCCGGGTAGCTGCGGTGCTTGCTCCGCTGTTCAGGGCGGACAAGATCAACTACGAACTGCTGGGCAACATGGTGCCCCACATCCACTGGCACCTGGTGCCCCGCCGGGGCGACGATCCGCTCTGGCCCCGCCCGATCTGGGCCGAGCCGCACCGGGAGCTGCTGCTCACCCCGGAAGCGTACCGTGAGCGGACCGCCGCCATCCGGCAGGCCCTGGAGGCGGCATGA
- a CDS encoding DUF3750 domain-containing protein produces the protein MRTLLLCLAISVTLTACSAQDWRTARRDSAGIAPSPATVREAVLQVYGADAWGWRGWFAIHTWIAAKPADAAAYTVYEVVGWRLRRGLPVVRIEQDLPDRYWYGERPRLIKELRGTEAERLIAGVDRAARSYPWPDRYQAFPGPNSNTFIAWIGRQVPELALELPFSAIGSGYIDTRSQ, from the coding sequence ATGCGAACGCTGCTGCTCTGCCTTGCCATATCCGTTACCCTCACGGCCTGTAGTGCACAGGACTGGCGGACCGCACGCCGGGATTCGGCCGGCATTGCGCCGTCTCCGGCGACGGTACGGGAGGCGGTGCTCCAGGTCTACGGCGCTGACGCCTGGGGCTGGCGCGGCTGGTTCGCCATCCATACCTGGATCGCCGCCAAGCCCGCCGATGCGGCGGCCTACACCGTGTACGAGGTGGTGGGCTGGCGGCTGAGGCGGGGACTGCCGGTGGTGCGGATCGAACAGGACCTGCCCGACCGTTACTGGTACGGGGAACGACCGCGCCTGATCAAGGAGCTGCGGGGAACGGAGGCCGAACGGCTCATTGCCGGGGTGGACCGGGCGGCCCGCAGCTATCCCTGGCCCGATCGCTACCAGGCGTTTCCGGGGCCCAACAGCAACACCTTCATCGCCTGGATCGGCCGCCAGGTGCCGGAACTGGCGCTGGAACTTCCCTTTTCCGCCATCGGCAGCGGCTACATCGACACACGGTCGCAGTGA
- a CDS encoding NUDIX hydrolase — protein sequence MPAITRCPQCGGVRLSWPSRKQFSCDDCGFLLYLNVAAAVAVIIECRGRLLFGVRKHEPARGMLDLPGGFVDPDETAEEALRRELREELQIDVPNPHYLFSFPNRYLYRGIEYDTLDLIFLVRFDTPPAITAGDDLESVLWLSRDAIDFGRIGFPSLQHAVRRYLETS from the coding sequence GTGCCGGCAATAACACGTTGCCCGCAGTGCGGCGGCGTTCGGCTCTCCTGGCCGTCGCGCAAGCAGTTTTCCTGTGACGACTGCGGGTTTCTGCTGTACCTGAACGTCGCCGCCGCCGTGGCCGTTATCATCGAATGCCGGGGCAGGCTGCTCTTCGGTGTCCGCAAGCACGAACCGGCACGGGGGATGCTCGATCTGCCGGGGGGATTCGTCGACCCGGATGAAACAGCGGAAGAGGCGTTGCGGCGGGAGTTGCGGGAGGAACTGCAGATCGACGTTCCGAACCCGCACTACCTGTTCTCCTTCCCGAACCGCTACCTCTATCGCGGCATCGAGTACGACACCCTGGACCTGATCTTTCTGGTGCGGTTCGACACGCCGCCCGCCATCACGGCGGGGGACGACCTGGAGTCGGTCCTGTGGCTCAGTCGCGATGCGATCGACTTCGGGCGGATCGGGTTTCCGTCGCTGCAACATGCGGTGCGGCGCTACCTGGAAACGTCCTGA
- a CDS encoding DUF3300 domain-containing protein, translated as MKMLGRILSGAALLMTALCALPAAGMADEVRETEQTVRFSTEELNQLVASIALYPDALVAQILMAATYPLEVVEAERWLGRNPQLSGQALDAALQEQPWDPSVKALCHFPGILASMSDKLDQTRTLGDAFLEQEQEVMATIQALRRTALQQGNLKSGSEQTVTVEPTYIRIEAARPGVVYVPVYDPAVVYGAWWYPAYPPYVWYYPSGVYGNLVIGFGPPVFLGVGYLSWVWFDWGAPRIRIDGSRTIRFHRPPPVPRETGPVWHHDPRHRKGVAYRTWQTGERFGARPPGIRPPLRELRAPQYRPPQASPAPERLEKRPPAAAPALPQRPPTVRDSPFRGVGEGGFERRAAERGGSSSRGIEAPRRNRVPGNTAVKAPVPAPPRAGQVQQPAPGVSTGAGRSQRPASPRQEGGGRR; from the coding sequence ATGAAAATGCTCGGACGAATACTCTCTGGAGCGGCGCTGCTCATGACCGCCCTGTGCGCGCTGCCGGCGGCGGGGATGGCGGACGAGGTGCGGGAGACGGAACAGACCGTGCGGTTCAGTACGGAAGAATTGAACCAGCTGGTGGCATCCATCGCGCTGTATCCCGATGCGCTGGTCGCCCAGATCCTGATGGCCGCCACCTACCCGCTGGAGGTGGTGGAGGCGGAGCGCTGGCTGGGCCGGAACCCGCAGTTGAGCGGACAGGCCCTGGACGCGGCGTTGCAGGAACAGCCCTGGGATCCCAGCGTCAAGGCGCTCTGCCATTTTCCCGGTATCCTCGCCTCCATGAGTGACAAGCTGGACCAGACCCGTACACTGGGTGATGCCTTTCTGGAGCAGGAGCAGGAGGTAATGGCCACGATCCAGGCGCTGCGCCGCACCGCCTTGCAGCAGGGGAACCTGAAAAGCGGCAGCGAGCAGACCGTGACCGTGGAACCGACCTACATCCGGATCGAGGCGGCCCGGCCCGGGGTGGTCTACGTGCCGGTCTACGACCCGGCGGTGGTCTACGGCGCCTGGTGGTATCCGGCCTACCCTCCCTACGTCTGGTATTACCCGTCGGGCGTGTACGGCAATCTTGTCATCGGTTTCGGCCCCCCGGTCTTCCTCGGTGTCGGCTATCTGTCCTGGGTGTGGTTCGACTGGGGGGCGCCCCGCATCCGTATCGACGGCTCCCGCACCATCCGCTTCCACCGTCCCCCGCCCGTCCCCCGCGAAACCGGACCGGTCTGGCACCACGATCCACGGCACCGCAAGGGGGTCGCCTACCGCACCTGGCAAACGGGGGAACGCTTCGGCGCCCGCCCCCCGGGGATACGTCCGCCCCTCCGGGAACTGCGTGCCCCGCAGTACCGGCCCCCCCAGGCTTCCCCAGCCCCGGAGCGGCTTGAGAAACGACCGCCAGCAGCCGCCCCCGCGCTGCCGCAGCGGCCGCCGACGGTACGCGACAGTCCTTTCAGGGGAGTCGGCGAAGGCGGCTTCGAACGCAGGGCCGCGGAACGGGGCGGCAGCAGCAGTCGCGGCATCGAGGCCCCGCGCCGCAACCGCGTCCCCGGCAACACCGCCGTCAAGGCGCCGGTACCGGCGCCCCCCCGCGCCGGCCAGGTGCAGCAGCCCGCTCCCGGAGTCTCCACGGGTGCCGGCCGGTCGCAGCGACCGGCATCGCCCCGGCAGGAAGGAGGTGGACGCAGATGA
- a CDS encoding cupin domain-containing protein — MEQPDRNCQPGAADLIRTLDLARHPEGGWFRETYRCAELLPAAALPARFDGPRSCCTAILFLLEPGEFSALHRIRSDELWHFHLGGALTIHMLLPDGRYLARTLGSDLCAGEALQVAVPAGAWFGAEPDGNAPYTLVGCTVAPGFEFADFELADGPLLARQLPAHEGIIRRLTRS, encoded by the coding sequence ATGGAGCAGCCAGACCGCAATTGTCAGCCCGGCGCCGCCGACCTGATCCGCACCCTTGACCTCGCCCGCCACCCCGAAGGAGGCTGGTTCCGGGAAACCTACCGTTGCGCCGAGCTGCTGCCGGCCGCCGCTCTGCCGGCGCGCTTTGACGGTCCGCGATCCTGCTGCACGGCGATTCTCTTTCTGCTGGAACCGGGGGAGTTCTCGGCCCTGCACCGGATCAGGTCGGACGAATTGTGGCATTTTCACCTCGGCGGAGCGCTGACGATCCATATGCTGCTGCCGGACGGCAGGTACCTGGCACGCACCCTGGGGAGCGACCTGTGCGCCGGGGAGGCGCTGCAGGTGGCGGTTCCCGCCGGTGCCTGGTTCGGTGCCGAGCCGGACGGAAACGCGCCGTACACCCTGGTGGGCTGCACGGTTGCTCCCGGCTTCGAGTTCGCCGATTTCGAACTGGCCGACGGCCCCCTGCTGGCGCGACAGCTTCCGGCCCACGAGGGAATCATCCGGCGCCTGACCCGATCATGA